The DNA region CTTTTAACCTAGTGGGGAAAAGTATCCAACTTCCTATATTCTCCAAACAATTTATTGAAATATTATCCACTTTCTTTACCGAACCCAAATCTATAGTTGTATTTACGTCATAACCCAAATACCCTGTCCATTTTCCATCATTAAAAAGTGAGCTAGCTTCCTGTAAATCAAATAGTTTTCCCGCATCAGGATAACGGTTATCCGGTCTTTCTTTTATTGTATAGTCTGTAATACGATGATTTATTTTAAAATAATCCTTTTGTAATACTTCACTTGTCAACCATCCCTTTTTGAAAGCCCTAGTTTTTAATATCTCGGTTTTGTCTATAATAATTGGGTCTTTAAAAATAGCCGAAGTAGAATCTGGGTCATCTCCATTAAGTGTATATCTCACCGTAACATTTTTAAATTTACTTGATATCTTAAGTGAAACCGTATCAACAAACAATGTTTTTTCAGGAGTAACCGTTGGCACATCCAATTGACTCATTTCAACAAAGCCTTCTTCAAGTCCGCTATGGATAATCACTTCATGTTCTTTTTGCAGGTTCATTGCCATTTCTTTTGTTACATTCGTTTTCCAAACATAAATATCCTCAGGTTGTATTTGAGCTAATAATTCTTTAAGTCCGTTATCAGTTATGTTGGTATTAAAAAGGTTTAATACTTCTAAATTTTTTATAGCTTTAATATTTTTTATTGCCTTATCAGTTATACTAGAATTATCTAACCTAAGCATTTTCAAGTTCTTCATTTTCTTGAAAATGCTTGTCATATTATCAGTTATATTCACATTACTGAAATCCAATTCTACAATTTGCTCCTTAATGTTGGAAAGTTTGTTTACCTGACCTTTAGTAATATCGCTATTTAAAGCCTTAACACTCAATTCAGGTTCACCCGGAACCAATTCAAGTACCATAAATCCAGCTTCTGTAGCTTCTGCAATATCAGCTTTAGAAGCTTTAGGTATAAAAACTTTATCAAAAACCAAGTATTTGTTCAACAGTTTGCTAAGTGTATCGTTTTGTGCAATGTTATCATAATTCCCTTGAAATTTTAGCCCACTATCTATCCAATGTTTTAACAACCAGATTTCATCCTTTGTTAATTGGGGTTTTCCTTCAGGCGGCATACGGTCTTCATCAGAAATTGGTAATAATAATTGTTTATACAATAAACTTCCATGAGCATTACCCGCTTCTATCACCTCACCGCTTTCACCTCCTTTTAAAATAGCATCCATAGAAACTAACGAGAGCTCTCCTTTTGTTTTTGTCGGATTATGACATTGTATACATTTATCATCCAATATTTTATAAATAACATCATTAAATACTTGTAAGCTATCCACAACTTCAATAGTACGCTCCTTTTTTGGTGGACCTGCATACTCAGTTAAAAAGTTTTCACCGTGAGTTAACACACTACCATAATGTCCTGCTACCGTTAAGCTAATCATAGTAGCGATAAAAACAGGCAAAACGGCTTTTTTAGATGCTAATGTTTTTTTTGTACTTAAAAAGAAAAGCACAGAAGCCAAAATTGCTGTTAAGATTCCAGTGTAATAATGAATATCTAATACTTCTTGACCATAACCACCTTCTAACGATAGAAAATAACCCAAAATACAAGTTAAAATGGCAGTTACTGCTGAAAAACCAAGGGCATAAGTGATAATTTGTTCTGGATAATTTTTTCTTACCCGACCAATTATATCTATAAAAAAAGTAAGTGCTAACGCTCCAATAGGTAAATGCAATAAAACTGGATGGAACCTTCCAAAAAAAAGTAAAATCCTCGGAGCTTCTTCAGTATCCTGAGCACTTACAACTAATCCACTTAATAACAAGCACAATAGCATGAAATATTTTTTATTTATCATTATTTTATTCATCAATTAAAAATCCATTCGTCCATAAACAACCAAGCTTTGCTCCCCGTACCATCGTGCCAATCAGGAATTTGCTCCACATTTTTTACCGTAATGTCTAATGTACTCACTTCGTTATTTATAGGAATATTAAAACTCATCATTGCCTTATCCACCATACCTGTTATAGGTTCTAGCTGAAAAACAAGTTTATTTTTTTTATTATTATTAAGGATTATCTCAATTTCTGATGGAGGAAAAATCCAAGAACCTGGATCGTTTAAGTAACCAATATCAATACTTTTGATAGTTATCTTTTTATCAAATTTTACATTTGCTTTTGCAATAGTATCAAAACCCACCCACAGCGGGCTATTAAAGTTCATTGAGCCTTTTTTATCATCAATTAGGGTAGTTGCACCAGAACCTTCGTATCTTTGGTTAGGATTAGTAAACCATTTAATATCGCTAGCAGTATGTCCTTTTTTATATAACCTAAATGACGCCGTTTCACTAGCTTTAAACTTATTATGAAAAGCTTTAAATTTAAGTTCCTTTGGTTCTTTAATTTTTATTTCTCCAGTAAATTTAGTTGATTGTTCTGTGGGTTCAGTACTGTCGTCTGTGTAAAAGAGCAATGTACCTTCTGTAAGTCTATCTGCTTTAATTGTTACAAACGAATCAATTACCGTAGTTGAAGCTATAATTCTAGGTTGCACCAATTGCACATCTTCTTTTTGTAAATAATCAACCTTAACTTCTTCTTTTTTACAACCAACTACGACTACACATAATAATAGTAGTAGCAATACTAGAACTCTCTGCATCATACTCTTGTCAATTTTATAGGATAGGTCTGACCCGAATTCCATTGTGCAACATATACATTTTCATCTTCATCTATACAAACGTCATGTGGGTATTGAAACAATCGGATAGTCTGATACAATTCGTTTAATTCATTATTTTTATACGTTGGAGCTGTTGCTCCAGGGCAGGAAACGACTTCATTCTTTTCATTCATTATCAATAAAAATCCAGAATCTGCATTCGGTGAATCTTTTGATTTTAAAACTGCAAAATAAATATCATTTTTATGAATTACGGGTCGGCAAATTAGTGCTCCCAGAACTTTAATCGATTCTATAAACTTACCATCTAAACTAAATCGTTTCAATGTATTCATTTCTCTAGCAGAAATCAATAAACTTGTATTGTTAGGGTCTCTATTGTCATAACAAATTCCATGTGCATTTAAAAACTGGCCATCTTCTTTACCCCTACCTCCAAAAGAATTTAGAAGTTCTCCTTTGTGGTTGTAATGCGTAATATATTGGTTTCCATAACCATCTGCCACATAAAAATCACCATTTTCCAGCACAGTGGTCTCCGTAGGTTTATATTCTTCTTTATTTTTGTAATTGCCTGTATCGGCAGGATAATCCAGCTCAAAAATCACCTTTCCATCAATAGTTGTTTTTATGATTTGATGTCGTTCATAATCGGTAATCAATAAAAAATCTTCTCCATTTTCTTTTACCAATGTTAACCCATGTGCTCCAGGATAATCCGTTCCCCAAGTTTCTAACAACTTCCCTGATTTATCATAAATTATCACATTGTTTTTGGTGTGATTTGTCAGTAGCACAATTCTTCCTTTAGAATCTTGTACCATTTCATGACAATCTTGAACAGGAGTTTTTAGAGGGTCCAAGTCGCCCCATTTCATATTGACCTTGTATTGGTGAGAATTGTGGCCAATAATTAAATCATCATACTCATCTGAAGTAAATGCATTCGAAAATGTAGGGTAAGCCATAATACCTAAAGATAAGCAAGAGGATTGTTTTAAAAATTTTCTACGGTTATAGTCGGTCATGATATTTCTTAGTTCTTGATATTATTAAGCCAATACATCATGCACTACATGACCCGAAACGTCCGTAAGTCTGTATCTTCTACCTTGGTGCTTATGTGTAAATTTAGTATGATCTACACCCATTAGGTGCATCATTGTTGCCTGTAAATCATGTACGTGCATTGGGTCTTTTACTATGTTATATCCAAAGTCGTCAGTTTCTCCATAGGTAAACCCGGGTTTTACGCCTCCACCTGCCATAAACATGGTAAAACATTTTGGGTGATGATCTCTACCGTAATTGGTATCTGTTAACGTTCCTTGACTATAATTTGTACGCCCAAATTCACCACCCCAAACAACCAAGGTATCTTCTAATAAACCACGCTGTTTTAAATCCATTATTAAAGCAGCTGTTGCCTGATCTACATCCTTTGCTTGACCTGCTATCTGTGTTGGTAAATTTTCGTGCTGATCCCATCCCATGTGGTACAACTGTACAAAACGCACATCGCGTTCTACCAAACGTCTTGCTAATAGACAATTAGCGGCATAGGTTCCAGGAACGGTTGCATTCGCTCCGTACATTTGAATAATATGTTCTGGCTCGTCATCTACATTCATTGTTCCAGGAACCGAAGTTTGCATTCTATATGCCATTTCATATTGTGCAATTCTGCTATTTATTTCCGGATCACCAAACTCTTCTTCTTGTTTTTGATTGAGCTCGCTTATATAATCGAGCATTTTTCTACGTTGCTCACGAGACATACCTTCTGGATCTTTTAAATACAATACGGGATCTTTACCTGATCTAAACTGAACGCCTTGATGCAACGAACTTAAAAAGCCGTTACCCCAAAGTCTAGAATAAAGTGGTTGCGAAAACGGTCTTCCCGTTCCTCGGGACAGCAATACGGTAAAAGTTGGTAAATTGTGATTTAAACTTCCCAACCCATAACTAAACCATGAACCAATGCTTGGTCTTCCTGGTTGTTGCGAACCTGTTTGGAAAAACGTAATTGCCGGGTCGTGATTTATAGCCTCGGTATGCATAGACTTGACAAAACACAGCTCATCTACAATTTTAGCAGTATAAGGCATCAATTCACTTACCCAAGCTCTGGACTCTCCATACTGCTTGAACTTAAAATTACCGCCTACCAATGGAAAATTAGCCTGACCAGAGGTCATTCCTGTCAAACGCTGCCCTTTTCGAACCGAATCTGGTAAATCTTCGCCCCTCATTTTATTGAGCAAGGGTTTATGGTCAAACAAATCCAGTTGAGAAGGTCCTCCACTTTGAAAGAGATAAATTACCCGTTTTGCTTTTGGAGCAAAATGCGGTAAGTTCATTCCTGCCAAGGGAGAATCGGCAGCCTCAACAATTGAAGAAAAAGGATCTAACATGGAAGCTGCAGCTAAGCCACCGATACCCAATCCCAATTTTTTTAGGAAATGTCTTCTATTATTATTTATAAAATGTTTTGAAAGTTCTTCCATAAGTTTATGCTTTTACAATAGCTTCATCTAGGTTAAAAATTAAACTTGTAGTTTTAGACAATCCGTATAATTTTTCTGCCTTAATAGACTTGTTTTCGTTTACTAACTCTTTTATTTTTGTGGCTTCTTTCTCGTCATACTCTTTTTCAGCATTTGTTAAAAAAGATAACAATTTCTCTTTTTCTTCAAGGTTTGGTATCCTCGATGTTAATTTTCTAAAAATTTGTTCAACACGCTGTTCATCAGTCATTGAATCACCTTCTTTTAAAACATTTAAAGCCACCATTTGTGCAGCCTCAATCAGAACAGGATCATTTAACATAACTAAAGCCTGCAATGGTGTACTTGTTTTCTGACGTTCTACCTCACATAAATCGCGGCCAGCAGCATCAAAAGTCATCATTGAAGGAGGTGGCACCGTTCTTTTCCAAAAGGTATAAAGACTCCTTCTATATTGATTTCCACCAGTATCCATAAAATATTTAGTAAGCCCTTGCCCAGAGGTTGTCTCTTCCCAAATGCCTGGTGGCTGATAGGGCTTAACACTTGGTCCACCAATTTTATTTACTAATAAACCACTTACTGCCAACGCATTATCTCTAATCATTTCGGCGGTTAATTTATCTCTTGAGTTTCTTGCTAGATATATATTATTAGGATCCATTTCCAACAGTTTATCGTCGGTTTTAGAAGTTTGTTGATAGGTGTTTGATAGCACCATACGTCTTATCATTTTTTTCATATCCCAGCCTTCTTCTCTAAACGTTATTGCCAACCAATCTAACAATTCAGGGTGCGATGGTAAAGCACCTTGATTGCCAAAATCTGCACTACTAGCCACAATACCTACACCAAAAATTTGTTGCCACAAGCGGTTTACTGCCACCCTAGATGTTAAGCTATTTTCTTCACTAAAGAGCCATTCCGCCAAGCCCAATCTATTTCTAGGGTATTTACCTTCAAACGGAGCCACCATTTCAGGTGCACCTAATTGCACTTCCTCCGTTGGAGCGTCATAAGCCCCACGATTTAAAATATGAGTTTTACGTTCAGCTTTATTATCACGCATTACCATTGGTTTTGCCTCTTTAATACTATCTGGCATATTTACAAAACTCAAGGCTTCCTTTATTTCTTTTGGTGTTATTGTGATATTAGGTTCAGGAATTTCGTCATAACCAATCAAACCTTTTTCATCAACTTGATTAAAAAAACCATAAAAACTAAAATACTCTCGCTGCGAAATGGGATCGTATTTATGGTCGTGACATTGAGCACATTCCATGGTTAAACCCAACAAAGCTTTTGACGTTGTATTTGCCCTATCCAAGACATATTCCACACGATACTCCTCATCAATAACACCGCCTTCTTGAGTTATTTTATGATTTCTGTTAAAACCTGTTGCCAAAACCTGTTCTAAAGTGGCATCGGGCAGTAAATCACCAGCCAATTGCCATTTTATAAAATCATCATAAGGTAAATTTCTATTAAAAGCACTAATCACCCAATCCCGCCAAGGCCACATAACACGCTCTAAATCATCTTGATATCCATGTGTATCTGCATATCTTGCAATATCTAACCAATTGGCGGCCATTCTTTCTCCATATGCTTCAGAGGCTAGCAGCCTATCTACCACTTTTTCGTAAGCGTCTGGACTATCGTCATTTAGAAAATTATCCAACTCTTCAATACTTGGTGGTAAACCTGTCAAATCAAAAGACACACGCCTGATTAATTTTTCTTTAGTCGCCTTTTCAGAGAGTTCGAACCCTTTTTGTTCAAGGGTTTTTAAAATAAAATTATCAATTTCATTTGCAACCAATTCAGAATTTTTAACTTGTGGAATATCAGCTTTAACTGGAGCTACAAAAGCCCAATGATCTTTCCAAACTGCACCTTGTTGAATCCATTTTGTTAATACTTTTCGTTCGTAATCAGATAAAGATAAATTTGAATTTAAAGGTGGCATTCTTTTCTCCTCATCAGGGTTGTTTATACGAAATACCATTTGACTATTTATTGTATCTCCGGGAATGATAGCATGTTTATCTAAGTCCTTACCAATGGCGGCATAAGCAGTCTCCTTCAAGTCTAATCTGAGTCCTGCCTCTCGTGTACCTTCGTCTGGGCCATGGCATAAATAACATCTATCTGATAAAATTGGTTTTACATCAAAAATATAATCAACTGTTTCGGGAACTTTCATCTCAGCAGTAGCATAACTACTTTCAGATGAATTAGCTAACGCAGTATAACCTTCGGCTTTATCTCTAGTAAAAAATTTAAAGAGCAATACCAATACAAATGGTACAATAAAATAAAGTAACCATTTAGTAGTGTTTTTACTTT from Aureibaculum sp. 2308TA14-22 includes:
- a CDS encoding NHL repeat-containing protein; translated protein: MTDYNRRKFLKQSSCLSLGIMAYPTFSNAFTSDEYDDLIIGHNSHQYKVNMKWGDLDPLKTPVQDCHEMVQDSKGRIVLLTNHTKNNVIIYDKSGKLLETWGTDYPGAHGLTLVKENGEDFLLITDYERHQIIKTTIDGKVIFELDYPADTGNYKNKEEYKPTETTVLENGDFYVADGYGNQYITHYNHKGELLNSFGGRGKEDGQFLNAHGICYDNRDPNNTSLLISAREMNTLKRFSLDGKFIESIKVLGALICRPVIHKNDIYFAVLKSKDSPNADSGFLLIMNEKNEVVSCPGATAPTYKNNELNELYQTIRLFQYPHDVCIDEDENVYVAQWNSGQTYPIKLTRV
- a CDS encoding PSD1 and planctomycete cytochrome C domain-containing protein — its product is MSEKKSKNTTKWLLYFIVPFVLVLLFKFFTRDKAEGYTALANSSESSYATAEMKVPETVDYIFDVKPILSDRCYLCHGPDEGTREAGLRLDLKETAYAAIGKDLDKHAIIPGDTINSQMVFRINNPDEEKRMPPLNSNLSLSDYERKVLTKWIQQGAVWKDHWAFVAPVKADIPQVKNSELVANEIDNFILKTLEQKGFELSEKATKEKLIRRVSFDLTGLPPSIEELDNFLNDDSPDAYEKVVDRLLASEAYGERMAANWLDIARYADTHGYQDDLERVMWPWRDWVISAFNRNLPYDDFIKWQLAGDLLPDATLEQVLATGFNRNHKITQEGGVIDEEYRVEYVLDRANTTSKALLGLTMECAQCHDHKYDPISQREYFSFYGFFNQVDEKGLIGYDEIPEPNITITPKEIKEALSFVNMPDSIKEAKPMVMRDNKAERKTHILNRGAYDAPTEEVQLGAPEMVAPFEGKYPRNRLGLAEWLFSEENSLTSRVAVNRLWQQIFGVGIVASSADFGNQGALPSHPELLDWLAITFREEGWDMKKMIRRMVLSNTYQQTSKTDDKLLEMDPNNIYLARNSRDKLTAEMIRDNALAVSGLLVNKIGGPSVKPYQPPGIWEETTSGQGLTKYFMDTGGNQYRRSLYTFWKRTVPPPSMMTFDAAGRDLCEVERQKTSTPLQALVMLNDPVLIEAAQMVALNVLKEGDSMTDEQRVEQIFRKLTSRIPNLEEKEKLLSFLTNAEKEYDEKEATKIKELVNENKSIKAEKLYGLSKTTSLIFNLDEAIVKA
- a CDS encoding chitobiase/beta-hexosaminidase C-terminal domain-containing protein, which codes for MMQRVLVLLLLLLCVVVVGCKKEEVKVDYLQKEDVQLVQPRIIASTTVIDSFVTIKADRLTEGTLLFYTDDSTEPTEQSTKFTGEIKIKEPKELKFKAFHNKFKASETASFRLYKKGHTASDIKWFTNPNQRYEGSGATTLIDDKKGSMNFNSPLWVGFDTIAKANVKFDKKITIKSIDIGYLNDPGSWIFPPSEIEIILNNNKKNKLVFQLEPITGMVDKAMMSFNIPINNEVSTLDITVKNVEQIPDWHDGTGSKAWLFMDEWIFN
- a CDS encoding FN3 associated domain-containing protein, translating into MINKKYFMLLCLLLSGLVVSAQDTEEAPRILLFFGRFHPVLLHLPIGALALTFFIDIIGRVRKNYPEQIITYALGFSAVTAILTCILGYFLSLEGGYGQEVLDIHYYTGILTAILASVLFFLSTKKTLASKKAVLPVFIATMISLTVAGHYGSVLTHGENFLTEYAGPPKKERTIEVVDSLQVFNDVIYKILDDKCIQCHNPTKTKGELSLVSMDAILKGGESGEVIEAGNAHGSLLYKQLLLPISDEDRMPPEGKPQLTKDEIWLLKHWIDSGLKFQGNYDNIAQNDTLSKLLNKYLVFDKVFIPKASKADIAEATEAGFMVLELVPGEPELSVKALNSDITKGQVNKLSNIKEQIVELDFSNVNITDNMTSIFKKMKNLKMLRLDNSSITDKAIKNIKAIKNLEVLNLFNTNITDNGLKELLAQIQPEDIYVWKTNVTKEMAMNLQKEHEVIIHSGLEEGFVEMSQLDVPTVTPEKTLFVDTVSLKISSKFKNVTVRYTLNGDDPDSTSAIFKDPIIIDKTEILKTRAFKKGWLTSEVLQKDYFKINHRITDYTIKERPDNRYPDAGKLFDLQEASSLFNDGKWTGYLGYDVNTTIDLGSVKKVDNISINCLENIGSWILFPTRLKVLASNTKNGNFKPVGELKIIREDQDREAKRKKFTVNIPNTEAQYFKVIVENPKKLPKWHEAAGNDSWIFVDEIFVW
- a CDS encoding DUF1501 domain-containing protein — its product is MEELSKHFINNNRRHFLKKLGLGIGGLAAASMLDPFSSIVEAADSPLAGMNLPHFAPKAKRVIYLFQSGGPSQLDLFDHKPLLNKMRGEDLPDSVRKGQRLTGMTSGQANFPLVGGNFKFKQYGESRAWVSELMPYTAKIVDELCFVKSMHTEAINHDPAITFFQTGSQQPGRPSIGSWFSYGLGSLNHNLPTFTVLLSRGTGRPFSQPLYSRLWGNGFLSSLHQGVQFRSGKDPVLYLKDPEGMSREQRRKMLDYISELNQKQEEEFGDPEINSRIAQYEMAYRMQTSVPGTMNVDDEPEHIIQMYGANATVPGTYAANCLLARRLVERDVRFVQLYHMGWDQHENLPTQIAGQAKDVDQATAALIMDLKQRGLLEDTLVVWGGEFGRTNYSQGTLTDTNYGRDHHPKCFTMFMAGGGVKPGFTYGETDDFGYNIVKDPMHVHDLQATMMHLMGVDHTKFTHKHQGRRYRLTDVSGHVVHDVLA